The Terriglobia bacterium genome window below encodes:
- a CDS encoding response regulator, which yields MSLRIALAREGYQVDTASCGVEAMALIDQFRYDLVLLDLRLPDVSGIEVLRYARRHDPEVKVLLVTASTHAPSALEAAEEGAVGVVAKPFTLKTIAAATRRAIAGPSRLTG from the coding sequence ATGAGCCTGAGGATCGCGTTGGCGCGGGAAGGGTATCAGGTGGACACCGCGTCCTGCGGCGTCGAGGCCATGGCGCTGATCGACCAGTTCCGGTACGACCTCGTGCTCCTAGACCTCCGCCTCCCCGACGTGAGCGGGATCGAGGTCCTCCGCTACGCGCGCCGCCACGATCCGGAGGTGAAGGTGCTCCTCGTCACCGCATCCACCCATGCTCCCTCCGCGCTGGAGGCGGCGGAGGAGGGGGCGGTGGGCGTCGTCGCGAAGCCGTTCACCCTGAAGACGATCGCCGCGGCGACCCGGCGCGCCATCGCGGGACCCTCTCGGCTGACCGGCTGA
- a CDS encoding CBS domain-containing protein, with product MNTSARDIMIRDVICVPQDMDLRDLARLFLEKGITGAPVLDREGNLSGVISQTDLLYYQLARGDELILESDFYQNVKVEGRHLPAGFQVEDVNVQRVEDVMTPVVHSVLESADVDAVARMMTRKHIHRVIVRSGRKVAGIITALDVLRIYGRNLAAGRATARGKAPAARPAASARRGRGRRAAAKGRA from the coding sequence GTGAACACCAGCGCCCGCGACATCATGATCAGGGACGTGATCTGTGTCCCGCAGGACATGGATCTCCGGGATCTCGCCCGGCTCTTCCTCGAGAAGGGGATCACCGGCGCTCCGGTCCTGGACCGCGAGGGCAACCTCTCGGGAGTGATCTCGCAAACCGACTTGCTCTACTACCAGCTCGCTCGCGGAGACGAGCTCATCCTCGAGTCGGACTTCTATCAGAACGTCAAGGTGGAGGGGCGCCACCTCCCCGCGGGGTTCCAGGTGGAGGACGTCAACGTCCAGCGGGTCGAGGACGTGATGACCCCCGTGGTGCACTCCGTGCTGGAGAGCGCGGACGTGGACGCCGTGGCGAGAATGATGACCCGCAAGCACATCCACCGCGTCATCGTCCGGAGCGGCCGAAAGGTCGCCGGGATCATCACGGCCCTCGACGTGCTGCGGATCTACGGCCGGAACCTCGCCGCCGGGCGGGCGACGGCGCGCGGCAAGGCGCCGGCCGCGCGCCCCGCCGCGAGCGCGCGACGGGGGCGGGGGCGTCGGGCCGCCGCGAAGGGCCGCGCGTGA
- a CDS encoding NADP-dependent malic enzyme translates to MIIRDSDALDYHSMGRPGKIEVVPSKPCLTQRDLSMAYTPGVAVPCLKIRDDPRDAFKYTGKGNLVAVVSNGTAVLGLGDIGALAGKPVMEGKGVLFKRFADVDVFDIELDTHDPDDIIKCVKLLEPTFGGINLEDIKAPECFYIEETLKKEMKIPVFHDDQHGTAIISGAALLNALEIVGKDIGKVRVVFSGAGAAGIACANMYVALGVDPQNILMVDSKGVLHEGREKMNAYKEAYRRKTHCKTLADAMKDADAFVGVSVKGMVTQDMVRSMAKNPIIFAMANPDPEITYPDAIAARSDLIMATGRSDYPNQVNNVLGFPFIFRGALDVRASAINDEMKIAAAHALATLAKEDVPDVVIKAYGGERFSFGREYIIPKPFDPRVLTWEAPAVAKAAVATGVATLPIADWDEYVAILERRILGRGREVMRVVRQKAMRSKSKRIVFPEGGEEKVLRACQQMVDDKIAEPVLLGSEDEIRAHVKQLGLDLTGVEIVDHVKSKKAGAYAKRLYELRQRAGVTPFEADRLLRDPHYFGVMMVHTGDADGLVCGLNRSYPDTIRPALQIIRLKEGVSRVAGMYCMVLKDKVLFFADATVNIDPSAEELAEIAIMAALIAKEDFGIEPRVAMLSFSNFGSVKHPFADKMRRATAIAHQLAPGLLLDGEMAADTALVPEICQTTFPHSKIVGDANVLIFPGLTSGNVAYKLVQHLAGAEVIGPILMGLNRPVNVLNHYSSVSEIVNIAAITAVMARRAGQPVVPTQSRAEALVR, encoded by the coding sequence ATGATCATCCGCGACAGCGACGCTCTCGACTACCACAGCATGGGGCGCCCGGGGAAGATCGAAGTGGTCCCCTCGAAGCCCTGCCTGACGCAGCGCGACCTCTCGATGGCGTACACGCCGGGAGTGGCGGTCCCCTGCCTCAAGATCCGGGATGATCCCCGCGACGCGTTCAAGTACACCGGGAAGGGGAACCTGGTGGCGGTGGTCAGCAACGGCACCGCGGTGCTGGGCCTCGGCGACATCGGGGCGCTGGCGGGCAAGCCGGTCATGGAGGGGAAGGGGGTCCTGTTCAAGCGCTTCGCCGACGTGGACGTGTTCGACATCGAGCTCGACACCCACGACCCGGACGACATCATCAAGTGCGTGAAGCTCCTCGAGCCGACCTTCGGCGGGATCAACCTGGAGGACATCAAGGCGCCCGAGTGCTTCTACATCGAGGAGACGCTGAAGAAGGAGATGAAGATCCCGGTGTTCCACGACGACCAGCACGGGACCGCGATCATCAGCGGCGCCGCCCTGCTGAACGCCCTGGAGATCGTCGGGAAGGACATCGGCAAGGTGCGCGTGGTGTTCTCGGGCGCCGGCGCCGCCGGGATCGCCTGCGCCAACATGTACGTCGCCCTCGGCGTCGATCCGCAAAACATCCTGATGGTGGACAGCAAGGGGGTTCTGCACGAAGGGCGCGAGAAGATGAACGCGTACAAGGAGGCCTACCGGCGGAAGACGCACTGCAAGACGCTGGCGGACGCCATGAAGGACGCGGATGCCTTCGTGGGCGTCTCGGTGAAGGGCATGGTGACCCAGGACATGGTCCGCTCGATGGCGAAGAACCCGATCATCTTCGCGATGGCGAACCCCGATCCCGAGATCACCTACCCGGACGCCATTGCCGCGCGCTCCGACCTGATCATGGCGACGGGGAGGTCCGACTATCCCAACCAGGTCAACAACGTGCTGGGCTTCCCGTTCATCTTCCGCGGCGCCCTGGACGTCCGGGCCAGCGCCATCAACGACGAGATGAAGATCGCCGCGGCCCACGCCCTGGCGACCCTGGCGAAGGAGGACGTCCCGGACGTCGTGATCAAGGCCTACGGCGGCGAGCGGTTCTCGTTCGGCCGCGAGTACATCATCCCCAAGCCGTTCGACCCGCGCGTCCTCACGTGGGAGGCCCCGGCGGTGGCGAAGGCCGCCGTCGCCACCGGCGTCGCCACGCTCCCCATCGCGGACTGGGACGAGTACGTCGCGATCCTCGAGCGGCGGATCCTGGGGAGGGGCCGAGAGGTCATGCGGGTGGTCCGCCAGAAGGCGATGCGCAGCAAGTCCAAGCGCATCGTGTTCCCCGAGGGAGGGGAAGAGAAGGTCCTGAGGGCGTGCCAGCAGATGGTGGACGACAAGATCGCCGAGCCCGTCCTCCTCGGGAGCGAAGACGAGATAAGGGCCCACGTCAAGCAGCTGGGGCTCGACCTGACCGGCGTCGAGATCGTGGACCACGTCAAGTCCAAGAAGGCCGGGGCGTACGCGAAGCGGCTCTACGAGCTTCGCCAGCGCGCGGGCGTGACGCCGTTCGAGGCGGATCGTCTCCTGAGGGATCCGCACTACTTCGGCGTGATGATGGTCCACACGGGCGACGCGGACGGCCTGGTCTGCGGGCTCAACCGCTCCTACCCCGACACCATCCGGCCCGCGCTCCAGATCATCCGGCTCAAGGAGGGCGTGAGCCGCGTGGCGGGAATGTACTGCATGGTGCTCAAGGACAAGGTGCTGTTCTTCGCCGACGCCACCGTCAACATCGATCCCAGCGCGGAGGAGCTGGCGGAGATCGCCATCATGGCCGCGCTGATCGCCAAGGAGGACTTCGGCATCGAGCCTCGGGTCGCGATGCTCTCCTTCAGCAACTTCGGATCGGTGAAGCACCCGTTCGCGGACAAGATGCGGCGCGCGACCGCCATCGCCCATCAGCTCGCGCCCGGCCTCCTCCTGGACGGCGAGATGGCGGCGGACACGGCCCTGGTGCCCGAGATCTGTCAGACGACGTTCCCGCACTCGAAGATCGTCGGCGACGCCAACGTCCTCATCTTCCCGGGCCTCACTTCCGGCAACGTGGCGTACAAGCTGGTGCAGCACCTCGCGGGGGCGGAGGTCATCGGGCCGATCCTGATGGGGCTTAACCGCCCGGTGAACGTGCTCAACCACTACTCGTCGGTCTCGGAGATCGTCAACATCGCCGCGATCACCGCGGTCATGGCCCGCAGGGCGGGCCAGCCCGTCGTCCCGACCCAGAGCCGGGCGGAAGCGCTGGTCCGCTGA
- a CDS encoding cytochrome c3 family protein, with protein sequence MKRFFALSFLMVLALAATAAKADEPCLECHGGGALDTPRLNIDAGVLAGSVHGKAGIGCADCHQSLAGVTDFPHGKVAPVDCGSCHGEIAKTYAGSLHGQLVRKGAKLAPRCPTCHGAHDILPVKDPRARVARPKIPFLCGSCHKEGTPVTRTYDIPQDKILEQYSESIHGEGLLKRGLTVVAVCIDCHTSHNLLPHTDPRSSINRKNIAKTCEQCHGLIEQVHQKVIRGELWQKAPSEVPACVDCHQPHRIRTIFYDEGMSDTQCLRCHADPKLATTRGGKAVSLYVNPDEVHDSIHRNTRCAQCHTGADPTAKVRPCSTIRTKVDCSICHAEVSKTYATSTHGKLSDRGDPNAPLCRDCHGVHGVRSRKDLRSNTFPTNVPALCGQCHRTGNKAAVRYTGTERRIVENYVESIHGRGLLASGLVTTAKCTDCHTAHHVLPHDDPSSSVNPKNLPATCGKCHTGIYETFEKSIHSPAVSRSDKPLPTCYDCHSSHQIVRHDTEGFKLAILGQCGKCHREVTESYFETYHGKASKLGGTTTAKCYDCHGSHDILPPTEAASHLSRQNIVKTCAKCHPGSHRRFAGYLTHATHHDRKKYPWLYWSFWLMTTLLVGTLTVFGTHTLMWLPRSWQLMKHRKTLEAAPHEKEYRRFPKLYRQLHIMVIVSFLGLAITGMCLKFSYLPWARWIAGRLGGFESAGFIHRVCAVITFAYFGIHLWDLFRKKRASGRGWARFVFAEDSMVPNAGDLRDLAATFRWFVGRGPRPAYGRWTYWEKFDYFAVFWGVAIIGATGLTLWLPELFTYVLPGWFINVATIIHSDEALLATGFIFTIHFFNTHFRPDRFPMDAVIFTGRTTVEELKEDRPREYAALARRGELERHLVDPLPPYVVRGFKIFGAIALLIGLGLVLLIVWAEVFGYR encoded by the coding sequence ATGAAGCGGTTCTTCGCGCTGTCGTTCCTGATGGTCCTGGCCCTCGCGGCCACCGCCGCGAAGGCGGACGAGCCTTGCCTCGAGTGCCACGGCGGCGGCGCGCTCGACACTCCGCGGCTCAACATCGACGCGGGGGTGCTCGCGGGGTCCGTGCACGGAAAGGCGGGGATCGGCTGCGCCGACTGCCACCAGTCGCTGGCCGGAGTCACCGACTTCCCGCACGGCAAGGTGGCTCCCGTGGACTGCGGGAGCTGTCACGGCGAGATCGCGAAGACCTACGCGGGAAGCCTGCACGGGCAGTTGGTCAGGAAGGGCGCGAAGCTCGCGCCGCGATGCCCGACCTGTCACGGCGCCCACGACATCCTCCCGGTGAAGGATCCCCGGGCGAGGGTCGCGCGGCCGAAGATCCCGTTCCTCTGCGGCTCGTGCCACAAGGAGGGCACCCCGGTCACCCGGACCTACGACATCCCGCAGGACAAGATCCTCGAGCAGTACTCGGAGAGCATCCACGGCGAGGGGCTCCTGAAGCGCGGCCTCACCGTGGTCGCCGTCTGCATCGACTGCCACACCTCCCACAATCTGCTGCCCCACACGGATCCCCGATCGAGCATCAATCGGAAGAACATCGCGAAGACCTGCGAGCAGTGCCACGGGCTCATCGAGCAGGTCCACCAGAAGGTTATCCGGGGGGAGCTGTGGCAGAAGGCCCCGAGCGAGGTCCCGGCGTGCGTGGACTGCCATCAGCCCCACCGCATCCGGACGATCTTCTACGACGAGGGGATGTCGGACACGCAGTGCCTTCGCTGCCACGCCGACCCGAAGCTCGCCACGACCCGCGGCGGAAAGGCCGTGTCGCTGTACGTGAACCCGGATGAGGTCCACGACTCGATCCACCGGAACACGCGGTGCGCCCAATGTCACACGGGGGCCGACCCCACGGCCAAGGTCCGGCCGTGCTCCACGATCCGCACCAAGGTGGACTGCTCGATCTGCCACGCGGAGGTCTCGAAGACGTACGCCACCAGCACCCACGGCAAGCTCTCCGACCGGGGTGACCCGAACGCGCCGCTCTGCCGCGATTGCCACGGCGTTCACGGCGTCCGGTCCCGGAAGGACCTCCGGTCGAACACGTTCCCGACGAACGTTCCGGCCCTTTGCGGCCAGTGCCACCGGACGGGGAACAAGGCGGCGGTTCGATACACGGGGACGGAGCGCCGCATCGTGGAGAACTACGTCGAGTCGATCCACGGCAGGGGTCTTCTCGCCAGCGGCCTCGTGACCACGGCGAAGTGCACGGATTGCCACACGGCGCACCACGTCCTGCCGCACGACGATCCGTCCTCCAGCGTGAACCCGAAGAACCTGCCGGCGACCTGCGGGAAGTGTCACACCGGGATCTACGAGACGTTCGAGAAGAGCATCCACTCACCGGCCGTCTCGAGGAGCGACAAGCCCCTTCCCACCTGCTACGACTGCCACAGCTCCCACCAGATCGTCCGGCACGACACCGAAGGGTTCAAGCTCGCGATCCTCGGACAGTGCGGGAAGTGCCACCGGGAGGTGACCGAGAGCTACTTCGAGACCTACCACGGAAAAGCGTCGAAGCTCGGCGGGACCACGACGGCGAAGTGCTACGACTGCCACGGCTCGCACGACATCCTCCCCCCGACGGAGGCGGCCTCCCACCTCTCGCGGCAGAACATCGTGAAGACCTGCGCGAAGTGCCACCCGGGCTCGCACCGGCGCTTCGCGGGGTACCTCACGCACGCCACGCACCACGACCGGAAGAAATACCCCTGGCTGTACTGGTCCTTCTGGCTCATGACGACCCTCCTGGTGGGAACCCTCACGGTGTTCGGGACGCACACGCTGATGTGGCTCCCGCGCTCGTGGCAGCTCATGAAGCACCGGAAGACCCTCGAGGCCGCCCCCCACGAGAAGGAGTACCGCCGTTTCCCGAAGCTCTACCGCCAGCTCCACATCATGGTCATCGTCAGCTTCCTCGGTCTGGCGATCACCGGCATGTGCCTGAAGTTCTCTTACCTCCCCTGGGCGCGGTGGATCGCGGGCCGCCTGGGCGGGTTCGAGTCGGCGGGGTTCATCCACCGCGTGTGCGCGGTGATCACCTTCGCCTATTTCGGCATCCACCTCTGGGACCTCTTCCGGAAGAAGCGCGCGTCGGGGAGGGGCTGGGCGCGGTTCGTCTTCGCCGAGGACTCGATGGTCCCCAACGCGGGAGACCTGAGAGATCTCGCCGCGACGTTCCGGTGGTTCGTGGGTCGCGGCCCGCGCCCCGCCTATGGGCGCTGGACGTACTGGGAGAAATTCGACTACTTCGCGGTGTTCTGGGGGGTGGCCATCATCGGCGCGACCGGGCTCACGCTTTGGCTCCCCGAGCTGTTCACGTACGTCCTGCCCGGCTGGTTCATCAACGTGGCCACCATCATCCACTCCGACGAGGCGCTCCTGGCCACGGGGTTCATCTTCACGATCCACTTCTTCAACACGCACTTCCGGCCGGACCGCTTCCCGATGGACGCCGTGATCTTCACCGGCCGCACGACCGTGGAGGAGCTCAAGGAGGACCGCCCGCGCGAGTACGCGGCGCTGGCGCGTCGGGGCGAGCTCGAGCGGCACCTCGTCGATCCGCTCCCGCCGTACGTGGTGAGGGGGTTCAAGATCTTCGGCGCGATCGCGCTCTTGATCGGGCTCGGGCTGGTTCTCCTCATCGTCTGGGCGGAGGTGTTCGGGTACCGCTGA
- a CDS encoding cytochrome b/b6 domain-containing protein, giving the protein MSPSSRTASPLIADDEIFVRMTLAQRLQHAMIIVAFTTLVVTGFPLVYPGLRVWDWIGLGPASFGVRSLVHRIAGSGLILVSLSHVAYVMLTEEGGRYFREMMPKLIDARQLVESVMHQLGLMDWLYRRGRMRGILDRNPWLRFAEPPEYGKYNWIEKFEYLAIVWGNFVMILTGLCLWFFEAAFALFPKPAIDIIKLVHGFEALLALLAIVIWHMYCVHLNPEVFPMSRMWLSGRISGKLLRHHYPGWYREIEAERRRNDRVEAALLWYDRHHPPGDAEGTRDVADDGTRGGGAGR; this is encoded by the coding sequence ATGAGCCCGTCGAGCCGGACCGCGTCGCCGCTGATCGCCGACGACGAGATCTTCGTCCGGATGACCCTCGCGCAGCGGCTTCAGCACGCGATGATCATCGTCGCGTTCACGACGCTCGTCGTGACCGGATTCCCGCTGGTCTACCCGGGCTTAAGGGTCTGGGACTGGATCGGGCTCGGTCCCGCCAGCTTCGGCGTCCGCTCCCTCGTGCACCGGATCGCCGGGAGCGGCCTGATCCTGGTCAGCCTCTCGCACGTCGCCTACGTCATGCTGACCGAGGAAGGCGGCCGCTACTTCCGCGAGATGATGCCGAAGCTGATCGACGCCCGCCAGCTGGTCGAGTCGGTGATGCACCAGCTCGGACTCATGGATTGGCTCTACCGACGCGGCCGGATGCGGGGGATCCTGGACCGGAATCCCTGGCTCCGATTCGCCGAGCCGCCCGAGTACGGGAAGTACAACTGGATCGAGAAGTTCGAGTACCTCGCCATCGTGTGGGGGAACTTCGTGATGATCCTGACGGGACTCTGCCTCTGGTTCTTCGAGGCGGCCTTCGCGCTGTTCCCGAAGCCGGCGATCGACATCATCAAGCTGGTGCACGGCTTCGAGGCGTTGCTCGCCCTCCTTGCCATCGTCATCTGGCACATGTACTGCGTCCACCTGAACCCGGAGGTGTTCCCGATGAGCCGAATGTGGCTGAGCGGGAGGATCTCCGGTAAGCTTCTCCGTCATCACTACCCGGGCTGGTACCGGGAGATCGAGGCCGAGCGCCGGCGGAACGACCGCGTCGAGGCCGCGCTCCTCTGGTACGATCGTCATCATCCGCCCGGGGACGCGGAGGGAACGCGGGATGTCGCAGACGACGGAACGCGGGGCGGCGGCGCGGGACGCTGA
- a CDS encoding rhodanese-like domain-containing protein: MSQTTERGAAARDAERLGRAIAVLVATGIALGLGYNALGRSGRPPRGLPWIAEVKDLPTLDEVRNSAANGAPPAQVAPRAGAPTRQVSDDPLAVSAGAQEAGAGLPEVPDVGRPVKIQLAAVRRFFDARAALFVDAREAADYATGHVPGAINLPFDESVTDPEKLEKVDSQGRPIIVYCGGNGCEVSIQMGEALVQAGHRKVLVDEGGFPEWEAASYPIAKGAEPGGGKR; encoded by the coding sequence ATGTCGCAGACGACGGAACGCGGGGCGGCGGCGCGGGACGCTGAGAGGCTCGGGCGCGCGATCGCCGTCCTCGTGGCCACGGGGATCGCGCTGGGGCTGGGCTACAACGCGCTGGGACGGTCCGGTCGTCCCCCACGAGGACTGCCTTGGATCGCGGAGGTCAAGGACCTCCCCACGCTCGACGAGGTCCGGAATTCGGCCGCAAACGGCGCGCCGCCCGCTCAGGTCGCCCCGCGGGCGGGGGCCCCGACGCGCCAGGTGAGCGATGACCCGCTGGCGGTCTCGGCGGGCGCCCAGGAGGCCGGTGCGGGCCTCCCCGAGGTGCCGGACGTCGGCCGGCCGGTGAAGATCCAGCTCGCCGCGGTGAGGAGGTTCTTCGACGCTCGCGCCGCGTTGTTCGTCGACGCCCGTGAGGCGGCGGACTACGCCACCGGGCACGTGCCGGGCGCGATCAACCTGCCGTTCGACGAGTCGGTCACCGATCCCGAGAAGCTCGAGAAGGTCGACAGCCAGGGGCGGCCGATCATCGTGTACTGCGGCGGGAACGGGTGCGAGGTATCGATCCAGATGGGCGAGGCGCTGGTGCAGGCAGGCCACCGCAAGGTCCTGGTGGACGAGGGCGGGTTCCCCGAATGGGAGGCCGCGAGCTACCCGATCGCGAAGGGGGCCGAGCCCGGGGGAGGGAAGCGCTGA
- the rpsT gene encoding 30S ribosomal protein S20, whose product MASHKSALKKHRQDEKRRVRNRQHASRLRTQVKKFRKAVASGDEKAARELLPETLSLIDRTAKLGVLHANAAARSKSRATLAVNKLSSPTR is encoded by the coding sequence ATGGCGTCCCACAAGTCCGCGCTGAAGAAGCACCGCCAGGACGAGAAGCGCCGCGTCAGGAATCGGCAGCACGCGTCGCGTCTCAGGACCCAGGTCAAGAAGTTCCGGAAGGCGGTGGCCTCGGGCGACGAGAAGGCGGCCAGGGAACTGCTCCCGGAGACCCTCTCCCTCATCGACCGCACGGCGAAGCTCGGTGTCCTCCACGCGAACGCGGCGGCGCGCAGCAAGTCCCGCGCGACCCTCGCGGTGAACAAGCTCAGCTCGCCGACGCGCTAG
- the ybgF gene encoding tol-pal system protein YbgF has product MRGPARHSLCLATTVAVALAAAACVMPDQVARLEKDMADVRQDLLKIQKEQGEARDRLTGVEGRIAGQDPVKRPEFADLRVRLDELARQQSALDERVKETNRRVDHLSSDVQASRELARRAAGASPVAPAGTGPEAGAAPAPAPGAPPVEPVPDPQSLYNTAYADFSKGNFVLAVSGFQEYATRFPESDLADNALYWVGECLFSQGKFAEAVQAFDRMLDKYPQGDRAAAANLKKGLAFLEQNQIAQAIVQLRYVVTTYPSSDEARIARDKLSSLGATK; this is encoded by the coding sequence ATGCGCGGACCGGCCCGTCACTCGCTGTGCCTCGCCACGACGGTCGCCGTGGCGCTCGCCGCGGCGGCCTGCGTGATGCCGGATCAGGTGGCCAGGCTCGAGAAGGACATGGCCGACGTGCGCCAGGACCTCCTGAAGATCCAGAAGGAGCAGGGCGAGGCCCGGGACCGGCTGACGGGGGTCGAGGGCCGGATCGCCGGCCAGGACCCGGTGAAGCGGCCCGAATTCGCCGACCTCAGGGTCCGGCTCGACGAATTGGCGCGGCAGCAGTCGGCGCTGGACGAGCGGGTCAAGGAGACGAACCGCCGGGTGGACCACCTCTCGTCGGACGTCCAGGCCAGCCGGGAGCTCGCCCGGCGAGCGGCCGGCGCGTCCCCGGTCGCTCCGGCGGGGACCGGCCCGGAGGCCGGCGCCGCGCCCGCGCCCGCCCCGGGAGCGCCGCCGGTCGAACCGGTCCCCGACCCGCAGTCGCTCTACAACACGGCCTACGCCGACTTCTCCAAAGGGAACTTCGTCCTGGCCGTGTCCGGATTCCAGGAGTACGCGACGCGTTTTCCGGAAAGCGATCTCGCCGACAACGCACTCTACTGGGTCGGCGAGTGCCTCTTCAGCCAGGGGAAGTTCGCCGAGGCGGTCCAGGCGTTCGATCGGATGCTCGACAAGTACCCGCAGGGCGACCGGGCCGCGGCCGCTAACCTCAAGAAGGGGCTCGCCTTCCTGGAGCAGAACCAGATCGCCCAGGCCATCGTGCAGCTCCGGTACGTGGTCACGACGTACCCGTCGAGCGACGAGGCGCGAATCGCGCGGGACAAGCTGTCCAGCCTCGGCGCCACGAAGTGA
- the pal gene encoding peptidoglycan-associated lipoprotein Pal, with protein sequence MRSRLAAISAVVLMVPLLSAGSCRRTQPIPPAASAAPERNAVPARPPGAEPKKEVTESFPTQPVTSQPLGPESTADELNRKKVLATIYFDYDKSDLSDAARATLQANADWLKANPARVVRIEGNCDERGTVEYNLALGQRRAASVRDYLGGLGVDASRLKTISYGKERPADPGHDDAARAKNRRAEFVIES encoded by the coding sequence ATGCGGTCCCGCCTCGCTGCGATCTCTGCCGTCGTGCTCATGGTCCCGCTCCTCTCGGCGGGGAGTTGCAGGAGAACGCAGCCGATCCCGCCGGCGGCGTCCGCCGCGCCCGAGCGGAACGCCGTTCCCGCGCGACCGCCGGGGGCCGAGCCCAAGAAAGAGGTCACCGAGTCCTTCCCGACGCAACCCGTCACGTCCCAGCCCCTCGGGCCGGAATCCACGGCGGACGAGTTGAACCGGAAGAAGGTCCTCGCGACGATCTACTTCGACTACGACAAGTCCGATCTCTCCGACGCGGCGCGGGCGACGCTTCAGGCCAACGCCGATTGGCTCAAGGCCAATCCGGCGCGCGTCGTGAGGATCGAGGGGAACTGCGACGAGCGCGGGACGGTGGAGTACAACCTGGCGCTCGGCCAGCGGCGCGCGGCCTCGGTGCGGGACTACCTCGGCGGTCTCGGCGTCGACGCGTCGCGGCTCAAGACCATCTCGTACGGCAAGGAGCGCCCGGCGGATCCGGGCCACGACGATGCCGCGCGCGCGAAGAACCGCCGCGCGGAATTCGTGATCGAATCCTGA
- the tolB gene encoding Tol-Pal system beta propeller repeat protein TolB encodes MPDLYARLGAAASRKVRARSAAFAVVVALAATGSPALPQQPSQPQITGVVTGEGFTPIRIALPTADAAASAAGPAQELVETLRDDLRFVGFFDVVDPSLYHLVPPAKADAVPYDEWRSIGADSLVLGRVSLQGERIDLEARLYDNPNRTLVFARRYGGGTDLARRIAHQLSDDLVRHFTGRPGVALSRIAFCSKHGDGKEIYLMDYDGRRLRRLTTSGTLNLSPVWSPDGERLAFVSWRSGRPAIYVMDSDGKTNRVATAGGDLNSAPAWSPDGRRIVYNSDVDGNSEIYVVELGTGRNTRLTHTPGIETSPSFSPNGREIAFTSDRSGSPQVYIMDAEGLNARRVSSEGEFNDSASWSPQGDRLAFVSRREGRFDIVVLNLASGAMSRLTHGEGSNEDPRWAGDGRHLVFASNRSGGWQIYTMAADGSDARQLTRGSDSFTPDWSR; translated from the coding sequence ATGCCCGACCTTTACGCCCGTCTCGGCGCCGCCGCCTCCCGGAAGGTCCGCGCTCGAAGCGCCGCCTTCGCCGTCGTCGTGGCGCTTGCCGCGACCGGGTCGCCGGCGCTCCCGCAGCAGCCCTCCCAGCCCCAGATCACCGGTGTCGTCACCGGCGAGGGCTTCACGCCGATCCGAATCGCGCTGCCGACCGCCGATGCCGCCGCCTCCGCCGCCGGGCCAGCCCAGGAGCTCGTCGAGACGCTGCGCGACGACCTCCGCTTCGTGGGATTCTTCGATGTCGTGGATCCTTCCCTGTACCACCTGGTACCGCCGGCGAAGGCCGACGCGGTCCCCTACGACGAGTGGCGATCGATCGGCGCGGACTCGCTGGTGCTGGGACGCGTCTCCCTTCAGGGCGAGAGGATCGACCTCGAGGCGAGGCTCTACGACAATCCCAACCGGACCCTGGTGTTCGCCCGGCGGTACGGCGGCGGCACCGATCTTGCCCGGCGAATCGCCCACCAGCTTTCCGACGACCTCGTGCGCCATTTCACCGGTCGCCCCGGCGTGGCGCTCTCCCGAATCGCGTTCTGCTCGAAGCACGGCGACGGCAAGGAGATCTACCTGATGGACTACGACGGGCGGCGGCTGCGCCGCCTCACGACCTCCGGAACGCTGAATCTCTCGCCGGTCTGGTCCCCCGACGGCGAGCGCCTCGCGTTCGTCTCTTGGCGGAGCGGCCGCCCGGCGATCTACGTCATGGACAGCGACGGCAAGACGAATCGAGTGGCCACCGCGGGCGGCGACCTGAACTCGGCGCCGGCCTGGTCGCCGGACGGCCGCAGGATCGTGTACAACTCCGACGTCGACGGGAACTCCGAGATCTACGTGGTGGAGCTCGGCACCGGGCGCAACACGCGCCTGACGCACACCCCCGGCATCGAGACGTCGCCGTCGTTTTCCCCGAACGGGCGGGAGATCGCGTTCACGTCGGACCGCTCGGGGAGCCCGCAGGTCTACATCATGGACGCGGAGGGGCTGAACGCGCGCCGCGTCTCGTCCGAAGGGGAGTTCAACGACTCCGCCTCGTGGTCGCCGCAGGGAGACCGGCTCGCGTTCGTCTCGCGTCGCGAGGGACGCTTCGACATCGTGGTGCTGAACCTCGCCAGCGGCGCCATGAGCCGCCTCACCCACGGCGAGGGGAGCAACGAGGATCCGCGATGGGCGGGAGACGGCCGCCACCTGGTGTTCGCGTCGAACCGCTCGGGGGGGTGGCAGATCTACACGATGGCGGCCGACGGCAGCGACGCGCGCCAGCTGACGCGAGGAAGCGACTCCTTCACACCCGACTGGTCCCGCTGA